In a genomic window of Streptomyces sp. NBC_01231:
- a CDS encoding dioxygenase, with translation MSAAIEERTPAVPGQRMPALYLSHGAPPLADDPIWPGELAAWSAGLPRPKAILMVSAHWEEAPLALGAVQPVPLVYDFWGFPEHYYQVTYDAPGAPELAESVRKLLRAPGIPVQDIPDRGLDHGAYVPLVEMFPKADIPVLQISMPTLDPVKLMDIGRKLAPLREEGVLIVGSGFFTHNLAALRHTGGGVPTWSSEFDDWGRHALESRDWDALLDFLHKAPAGRYAHPRTEHFAPLFVTMGAADVVGELDAQKSVIDGFWMGMAKRSVQFG, from the coding sequence ATGTCCGCCGCCATCGAGGAGCGCACTCCCGCCGTCCCTGGGCAGCGCATGCCGGCCCTCTATCTCAGTCATGGCGCCCCGCCGCTCGCGGACGACCCGATCTGGCCCGGCGAACTCGCCGCCTGGTCCGCCGGTCTGCCCCGCCCCAAGGCGATCCTCATGGTCTCCGCCCACTGGGAAGAGGCCCCGCTCGCCCTCGGAGCCGTCCAGCCGGTCCCCCTGGTCTACGACTTCTGGGGCTTCCCCGAGCACTACTACCAGGTGACCTACGACGCCCCCGGCGCCCCCGAACTCGCCGAATCCGTACGCAAGTTGCTGCGGGCGCCCGGCATACCCGTGCAGGACATCCCGGACCGCGGACTCGACCACGGCGCGTACGTCCCGCTGGTCGAGATGTTCCCCAAGGCCGACATCCCCGTCCTGCAGATCTCCATGCCGACCCTCGACCCGGTGAAGCTCATGGACATCGGCCGCAAACTCGCGCCGCTGCGCGAGGAGGGCGTACTGATCGTCGGCTCCGGCTTCTTCACCCACAACCTGGCCGCGCTGCGGCACACGGGCGGGGGAGTGCCGACCTGGTCGTCCGAGTTCGACGACTGGGGCCGCCACGCCCTGGAGTCACGCGACTGGGACGCCCTGCTGGACTTCCTCCACAAGGCCCCGGCCGGCCGCTACGCCCACCCGCGCACCGAGCACTTCGCCCCCCTGTTCGTGACCATGGGCGCCGCGGACGTCGTCGGCGAGCTCGACGCGCAGAAGTCCGTGATCGACGGCTTCTGGATGGGCATGGCCAAGCGGTCGGTGCAGTTCGGCTGA
- a CDS encoding WYL domain-containing protein yields MTTDTPARLLHLLSLLQTPREWPGGELSERLGVSRRTVRRDVDRLRELGYPVQATKGADGGYRLVAGKAMPPLVLDDEEAVAIAVGLRAGAGHALEGVDEASVRALAKLEQVLPARLRHRVATLQAATTPLTSGDGASIAPETLTVMASTVAGRERLRFAYRARDGADSRRVVEPFRLVSTGRRWYLVAYDLDRGDWRTFRVDRVSSPLATGARFTPRELPTGSAAEYLRQSMYGRHEMYDFTVTFDAPAEAVAARLPGWLEALPEALDGERCRLRGSAGDSAEWLAVRLAMLGFDFTVQEPEELVRCVRELGARLVRAGGTGAGSAGEVRRD; encoded by the coding sequence ATGACGACGGACACTCCGGCTCGGCTCCTCCACCTCCTCTCCCTCCTCCAGACGCCCCGCGAATGGCCCGGCGGCGAGCTCTCCGAGCGCCTCGGGGTGTCTCGGCGTACGGTCCGGCGGGACGTCGACCGGCTGCGCGAGCTCGGCTATCCCGTGCAGGCGACCAAGGGCGCCGACGGCGGCTACCGGCTCGTCGCGGGCAAGGCGATGCCGCCGCTCGTGCTCGACGACGAGGAGGCGGTGGCGATCGCGGTGGGGTTGCGAGCGGGTGCCGGGCACGCGCTGGAGGGCGTCGACGAGGCGTCCGTACGGGCGCTGGCCAAGCTGGAACAGGTGTTGCCGGCCCGGCTGCGGCACCGCGTCGCCACGCTCCAGGCCGCGACGACTCCGCTCACCAGCGGGGACGGGGCGAGCATCGCACCCGAGACGCTGACCGTGATGGCCTCGACGGTGGCCGGGCGGGAGCGGCTGCGGTTCGCCTACCGCGCGCGGGACGGCGCGGACTCGCGCCGCGTGGTCGAGCCGTTCCGACTGGTCTCCACCGGGCGACGCTGGTACCTCGTCGCCTACGACCTCGATCGCGGCGACTGGCGTACGTTCCGCGTCGACCGGGTGAGTTCCCCCTTGGCCACCGGCGCGCGGTTCACGCCGCGGGAGTTGCCGACCGGCAGCGCTGCGGAGTACCTCCGACAGTCGATGTACGGGCGCCACGAGATGTACGACTTCACGGTGACGTTCGACGCACCGGCCGAGGCGGTCGCCGCCCGGCTGCCGGGATGGCTCGAGGCCCTCCCGGAGGCGCTCGACGGGGAGCGGTGTCGCCTGCGCGGATCCGCTGGGGACTCGGCGGAGTGGCTGGCGGTGCGGTTGGCGATGCTCGGCTTCGACTTCACCGTGCAGGAACCGGAGGAACTGGTGCGGTGTGTACGGGAGTTGGGTGCGCGGTTGGTTCGGGCGGGGGGCACGGGGGCGGGTAGCGCCGGGGAGGTGCGGCGGGATTGA
- a CDS encoding sigma-70 family RNA polymerase sigma factor has product MATRAVARRQSATGRTDTASSVRVRGGEIADRDLVGMYLDEIARTPLLDAAKEVELSQIIEAGVFARQVLDGYEDAKADASREELQALVDESERAKDVFIRSNLRLVVAVARRYPRSGLPLLDLIQEGNAGLVRAVEKFDYRKGFKFSTYATWWIRQAITRSIADQSRTIRLPVHLVEELGRIRRVQREFNREHGRDPEPAEIAAELGSNPERVVDVLDWARDPVSLNMSVDDDGDTQFGDLLEDTSAVSPEQSVLTLLRSEELDDLIGRLDQRTASIIKMRYGIVDGRERTLTEVGKEHGLTRERIRQIEKHALLELKKLARSTGFDAAA; this is encoded by the coding sequence ATGGCAACCCGTGCCGTCGCCCGTCGTCAGTCCGCCACCGGTCGGACCGACACGGCAAGCAGTGTTCGCGTCCGTGGCGGCGAGATCGCCGACCGCGACCTGGTCGGCATGTACCTCGACGAGATCGCGCGCACACCGCTGCTCGACGCCGCCAAGGAAGTCGAGCTGTCTCAGATCATCGAGGCGGGTGTGTTCGCGCGACAGGTCCTCGACGGATACGAGGACGCCAAGGCGGATGCCTCCCGTGAGGAGCTCCAGGCCCTGGTCGACGAGAGTGAGCGTGCCAAGGACGTCTTCATCCGCTCCAACCTCCGTCTGGTCGTCGCGGTGGCCCGCCGCTATCCCCGCAGTGGGCTGCCTCTCCTCGACCTGATCCAGGAGGGCAACGCCGGCCTGGTGCGCGCGGTCGAGAAGTTCGACTACCGCAAGGGCTTCAAGTTCTCGACGTACGCGACCTGGTGGATCCGTCAGGCGATCACCCGCTCGATAGCGGACCAGTCACGCACGATCCGGCTGCCCGTCCACCTGGTGGAGGAGCTGGGCCGGATCCGGCGCGTGCAGCGGGAGTTCAACCGCGAACACGGCCGCGACCCGGAGCCCGCCGAGATCGCAGCCGAGCTCGGCTCGAACCCGGAGCGCGTCGTGGACGTCCTGGACTGGGCCCGCGACCCGGTCTCCCTGAACATGTCGGTGGACGACGACGGCGACACCCAGTTCGGCGACCTCCTGGAGGACACGTCGGCGGTCTCCCCGGAGCAGTCCGTGCTGACCCTGCTGCGCAGCGAGGAGCTCGATGACCTCATCGGCCGCCTCGACCAGCGCACGGCCTCCATCATCAAGATGCGGTACGGCATCGTGGACGGCCGGGAACGCACGCTGACCGAGGTCGGCAAGGAGCACGGCCTGACGCGCGAGCGGATCCGCCAGATCGAGAAGCACGCCCTGCTGGAGCTGAAGAAGCTGGCGCGGAGCACGGGCTTCGACGCGGCGGCGTGA
- a CDS encoding MFS transporter, with the protein MTSTEPTPRAAGDRRRWFALAIVMTAAFMDLVDVTIVNIAIPSIQRDAGASFSQIQWITAGYALAFAAGLITGGRLGDIHGRKRLFLIGIGGFTLASALCGFAANPEMLVASRILQGGMAALMVPQVLSIVHATFPAHERGKVFGLFGAIVGLGAVSGPLLGALLTEWNLFGLAWRPIFLINLPVGIAGLILGSRFITESKAPKALKLDLVGVALVTLGLLMLIYPLTRGEELGWPLWGYVSMGGSLVVLGALVAYERRKTVRDGSPLIELSLFRVKSFAAGIAVQTVFGVALGIFFLVWTMYMQTGLGWTPLRAGLTGVPFSIAVSLAAGLSVQQLVPRFGRKVLQAGALGMGAGVLLYIWESERYGLGIASWQMALPLVVMGAGMGLIVAPLTDAVLSEVPREHAGSASGLINTVQQMGNALGLGLVSVVFFGVIADDLRPTQVRPAFVEGFQNALWWVAAVMGVIFLLMFALPKRPAQHVEGAGPEFGAVDEREPELVA; encoded by the coding sequence ATGACCTCCACCGAGCCCACTCCCAGGGCGGCGGGCGACCGGCGCCGCTGGTTCGCCCTCGCCATCGTGATGACCGCCGCCTTCATGGACCTCGTCGACGTCACGATCGTCAACATCGCCATCCCGTCGATCCAGCGGGACGCGGGCGCCTCCTTCAGCCAGATCCAGTGGATAACCGCCGGATACGCGCTGGCCTTCGCCGCCGGCCTGATCACCGGCGGGCGGCTCGGCGACATCCACGGGCGCAAGCGGCTGTTCCTGATCGGCATCGGCGGCTTCACCCTCGCCTCCGCGCTGTGCGGCTTCGCCGCGAACCCGGAGATGCTGGTCGCCTCCCGCATCCTGCAGGGCGGCATGGCGGCGCTGATGGTGCCGCAGGTCCTGTCGATCGTGCACGCCACCTTCCCGGCGCACGAGCGGGGCAAGGTCTTCGGACTCTTCGGCGCGATCGTCGGCCTGGGCGCGGTCTCCGGCCCGCTGCTGGGCGCACTGCTCACCGAGTGGAACCTGTTCGGGCTCGCATGGCGGCCCATCTTCCTCATCAACCTGCCGGTCGGCATCGCGGGCCTGATACTCGGCAGCCGTTTCATCACCGAGTCCAAGGCGCCGAAGGCGCTGAAGCTGGACCTGGTGGGCGTCGCGCTGGTGACGCTGGGTCTGCTGATGCTGATCTACCCGCTCACCCGCGGCGAGGAGCTGGGCTGGCCGCTGTGGGGGTACGTGTCGATGGGCGGCTCGCTCGTGGTGCTCGGCGCGCTGGTGGCGTACGAGCGGCGCAAGACGGTGCGTGACGGTTCCCCCCTGATCGAGCTGTCCCTCTTCCGGGTCAAGAGCTTCGCCGCCGGTATCGCCGTGCAGACCGTCTTCGGGGTCGCGCTGGGCATCTTCTTCCTGGTGTGGACCATGTACATGCAGACGGGGCTGGGCTGGACCCCGCTGCGGGCCGGGCTGACCGGCGTCCCGTTCTCGATCGCCGTGTCCCTGGCGGCCGGTCTGTCCGTGCAGCAACTGGTCCCGCGCTTCGGCCGCAAGGTGCTCCAGGCGGGCGCGCTGGGGATGGGGGCCGGAGTGCTGCTCTACATCTGGGAGTCCGAGCGGTACGGCCTCGGCATCGCGTCCTGGCAGATGGCGCTGCCGCTGGTCGTGATGGGCGCGGGCATGGGCCTGATCGTCGCCCCGCTGACGGACGCGGTGCTGTCGGAGGTGCCGCGCGAGCACGCCGGTTCGGCCTCGGGACTCATCAACACCGTGCAGCAGATGGGTAACGCGCTGGGGCTCGGCCTGGTCTCCGTGGTCTTCTTCGGCGTGATCGCCGACGATCTGCGGCCGACCCAGGTGCGCCCGGCCTTCGTGGAGGGCTTCCAGAACGCGTTGTGGTGGGTGGCCGCGGTGATGGGCGTCATCTTCCTGCTGATGTTCGCCCTCCCGAAGCGGCCCGCGCAGCATGTGGAGGGGGCCGGCCCGGAGTTCGGGGCGGTGGACGAGAGGGAGCCCGAGCTCGTGGCGTGA
- a CDS encoding DeoR/GlpR family DNA-binding transcription regulator, with protein sequence MYAPERQQEILRLARDGGRVDVVSLAEEFQVTAETIRRDLKALDRAGLLRRVHGGAIPAGRLDFEPDLAERETTAADEKDRIAKAALAELPTEGTMVLDAGTTIARVAAAIPLEASLTVVTHSLPIAARLADHPGIQLHLVGGRVRHRTRAAVDAWALRAYGEIRADVLFVAANGFSAEHGLTTPDLAEAAVKRAAVAAARRVVLLADSAKHGQEHFARFGALSDVDLLITDSGLSPEDATAIERGGTEVVRA encoded by the coding sequence ATGTACGCACCGGAGCGGCAGCAGGAGATTCTCCGGCTCGCCCGTGACGGCGGGCGGGTGGACGTGGTGTCACTGGCCGAGGAGTTCCAGGTCACGGCGGAGACGATCCGCCGGGATCTGAAGGCCCTCGACCGGGCCGGCTTGTTGCGCCGGGTGCACGGCGGCGCCATCCCGGCAGGCCGTCTCGACTTCGAGCCGGACCTCGCCGAGCGCGAGACGACGGCGGCCGACGAGAAGGACCGCATCGCCAAGGCCGCCCTCGCGGAGCTGCCGACCGAGGGCACGATGGTCCTCGACGCCGGGACGACGATCGCCCGCGTGGCCGCCGCCATCCCTCTGGAGGCCTCGCTCACCGTCGTCACCCACAGCCTGCCGATCGCGGCCCGCCTCGCGGACCACCCCGGCATCCAGCTCCACCTCGTCGGGGGGCGCGTACGGCACCGTACGCGCGCCGCCGTGGACGCCTGGGCGCTGCGGGCGTACGGCGAGATCCGCGCCGACGTCCTGTTCGTGGCCGCCAACGGCTTCTCCGCAGAGCACGGGCTGACCACCCCCGACCTAGCGGAGGCCGCGGTGAAGCGGGCGGCGGTGGCCGCGGCCCGGCGTGTGGTGCTGCTCGCCGACTCCGCCAAGCACGGCCAGGAGCACTTCGCCCGCTTCGGCGCCCTGAGCGATGTGGACCTGCTGATCACCGACAGCGGGCTGAGCCCCGAAGACGCCACCGCGATCGAGCGCGGCGGCACGGAAGTAGTGCGCGCATGA
- a CDS encoding MarR family transcriptional regulator: protein MNTASTSARAEEPRWLTDEEQRVWRAYMHATTLLEDHMDRQLQRDAGMPHVYYGLLVKLAEAPQRRLRMTELAMHAKITRSRLSHAIARLEKNGWVTREDCPDDKRGQFAVLTDQGREMLREAAPGHVAAVRNAVFDRLTPEQQKSLGEIMEIVAEGLQPNEAGADLPWLR from the coding sequence ATGAACACGGCATCCACATCCGCGCGCGCTGAGGAGCCCCGCTGGCTCACCGACGAGGAGCAGCGCGTCTGGCGTGCCTATATGCACGCCACCACCCTTCTCGAAGACCACATGGACCGCCAGCTCCAACGGGACGCGGGCATGCCGCACGTCTATTACGGCCTCCTCGTCAAACTCGCCGAGGCCCCGCAGCGGCGGCTGCGCATGACCGAGCTGGCCATGCACGCGAAGATCACCCGCTCCCGCCTCTCGCACGCGATCGCCCGTCTGGAGAAGAACGGCTGGGTGACCCGCGAGGACTGCCCCGACGACAAGCGGGGCCAGTTCGCGGTCCTCACCGACCAGGGCCGGGAGATGCTGCGCGAGGCCGCGCCGGGCCATGTGGCGGCCGTACGGAACGCGGTGTTCGACCGGCTCACCCCGGAACAGCAGAAGTCCCTCGGCGAGATCATGGAGATCGTCGCCGAGGGACTCCAGCCGAACGAAGCGGGTGCGGACCTGCCCTGGCTGCGCTGA
- a CDS encoding GNAT family N-acetyltransferase — MPVERTEVQVRPGVEGDLDALTDLYNHYVRETPITFDTAIFTPEERRPWLLSHPEDGPHRLMVATEAGSPGTSQEILGYATSSAFRPKPAYATSVEVTVYLAPRARGRGVGTLLYKALFEALADEDVHRAYAGIAQPNEASTRLHERFGFRHVGTYREVGRKFGRYWDVAWFEKEL; from the coding sequence ATGCCGGTGGAACGTACAGAGGTGCAGGTCAGGCCGGGAGTCGAGGGAGACCTCGATGCCCTCACCGACCTCTACAACCACTATGTACGTGAGACCCCCATCACATTCGATACCGCGATCTTCACTCCGGAGGAGCGCCGCCCTTGGCTGCTCTCCCACCCTGAAGACGGCCCGCACCGGTTGATGGTTGCCACGGAGGCGGGTTCCCCAGGAACCTCACAGGAGATTCTTGGCTACGCCACATCGAGCGCGTTCCGCCCCAAGCCGGCGTACGCGACCTCGGTGGAGGTCACGGTCTACCTCGCTCCCCGCGCGCGCGGGCGCGGCGTCGGCACGCTGCTCTACAAGGCCCTCTTCGAGGCCCTGGCCGACGAGGACGTCCATCGCGCCTATGCGGGCATCGCCCAGCCCAACGAGGCGTCCACCCGCCTGCACGAGCGCTTCGGCTTCCGGCACGTGGGCACGTACCGCGAGGTGGGCCGCAAGTTCGGCCGCTACTGGGACGTGGCCTGGTTCGAGAAGGAGTTGTAG